From a single Rubrobacter calidifluminis genomic region:
- the rny gene encoding ribonuclease Y, which yields MNVLVPILGLVIGLMAGVAAGYIFWRSHERSRRAQARSEAEGILESARREAETIKREAALSAKEASLRVKDEVEAELRARRAELSRLEERLNSRDASLDRREEELDERRRELSRRDEVLERKLEEIEEREAEQLRRLEEISGLSRAEAERRLLSGLEAELEDRMGRMVRDRTLEAEERAEMEARRIISTTMERLASELTSESTVKTVSLPSDDMKGRIIGREGRNIRAFEANTGVDVIIDDTPETVVISCFDPVRREVARVAMERLVEDGRIHPGRIEQVVARARKDVEKEMRSAGRQAMYDAKVGGGMHGDLVRLLGALRYRTSYGQNVLAHSVEVANLCGMMAQELGANVKVARRAGLLHDIGKAIDHEVEGTHALIGGRFARKCGESEEVVRAISAHHHEIEMESVEDVLVATADAVSAARPGARRESTETYLERLRNLEDIALSHRGVDKAYAIQAGREIRVMVQPSEVDDRIAAKLAYDISRQIESELEYPGQIRVTVIRESRVSEVAH from the coding sequence ATGAACGTGTTAGTGCCGATTTTGGGGCTGGTCATCGGCCTCATGGCGGGCGTCGCCGCGGGATACATCTTCTGGCGCTCGCACGAGCGTTCCCGGCGCGCTCAGGCTCGTTCGGAGGCCGAGGGAATCCTGGAGAGCGCGCGCCGGGAGGCCGAGACCATAAAACGGGAGGCCGCTCTCTCTGCGAAGGAGGCCTCGCTCAGGGTCAAGGACGAGGTCGAAGCCGAGTTGCGGGCCCGGCGGGCCGAGCTCTCACGGCTGGAGGAGCGTCTCAACAGTCGGGATGCCTCACTCGACCGCCGGGAGGAGGAGCTCGATGAGCGCAGGCGTGAGCTTTCGCGGCGCGACGAGGTGCTCGAGAGGAAGCTTGAGGAGATCGAGGAGCGCGAGGCCGAGCAGCTCAGAAGGCTGGAGGAGATCTCGGGCCTGAGCCGTGCCGAGGCGGAGCGTAGACTGCTGAGCGGGCTCGAGGCTGAGCTCGAGGACAGGATGGGCAGGATGGTCCGGGATCGTACGCTCGAGGCCGAAGAGAGGGCCGAGATGGAGGCGCGCAGGATCATCTCGACCACGATGGAGCGGCTGGCTTCCGAGCTGACCTCTGAGTCCACGGTGAAGACGGTGAGCCTGCCTTCGGACGACATGAAGGGTCGGATCATCGGCCGGGAGGGCCGCAATATACGCGCCTTCGAGGCAAATACCGGGGTGGATGTGATAATCGACGACACGCCGGAGACGGTCGTCATCTCGTGTTTCGACCCGGTGAGGCGGGAGGTTGCCCGGGTCGCCATGGAGCGCCTGGTCGAGGACGGCAGGATCCATCCCGGACGGATCGAGCAGGTCGTCGCCCGGGCCCGGAAGGACGTGGAGAAGGAGATGAGAAGCGCCGGCCGGCAGGCGATGTACGACGCGAAGGTGGGGGGCGGGATGCACGGTGATCTCGTGCGGCTCTTGGGGGCCCTGAGGTACCGCACCTCCTACGGTCAGAACGTGCTGGCGCACTCGGTCGAGGTGGCGAACCTCTGCGGTATGATGGCCCAGGAGCTCGGGGCCAACGTGAAGGTGGCGCGCAGGGCCGGCCTGCTGCACGACATCGGGAAGGCTATAGACCACGAGGTCGAGGGTACCCATGCACTCATCGGCGGTCGTTTCGCCAGAAAGTGCGGTGAATCGGAGGAGGTGGTGCGTGCGATCTCCGCGCATCACCACGAGATCGAGATGGAGAGCGTGGAGGACGTCCTCGTGGCCACAGCCGATGCGGTCTCGGCGGCGAGGCCCGGGGCCCGCAGGGAGTCGACCGAGACCTACCTGGAAAGATTGCGCAACCTGGAGGACATCGCGCTCTCCCACCGGGGCGTGGACAAGGCCTACGCCATCCAGGCCGGGCGGGAGATCCGGGTGATGGTCCAGCCCTCAGAGGTGGACGACCGTATAGCCGCCAAGCTTGCCTACGACATCAGCCGTCAGATCGAATCAGAACTGGAATACCCCGGGCAGATCAGGGTGACCGTCATCCGCGAGAGCCGGGTCTCGGAGGTCGCCCACTAA
- a CDS encoding regulatory protein RecX, giving the protein MSRVTRLEADRGRVRVLVDGEEWGEVPAGTLSRWGIREGDEVSPEQLFRYERSLAMDRALRLLSGRDRSRLEICGRLKRFGHHEEVVREVVGRLAEMGYLDDVSFARRFARERVGKGYGRERVLSDLLRRGVGRELAEEAVRREYEGVSDLEEARVLAARRYNTGERSDALARRVHGFLRRRGYQAEVCVLVAREYRGSPLQR; this is encoded by the coding sequence TTGTCCAGGGTAACCCGGCTCGAGGCTGACCGCGGTAGGGTCAGGGTTCTGGTAGACGGCGAGGAGTGGGGGGAGGTACCGGCCGGTACGCTCTCCAGGTGGGGGATCCGCGAGGGGGATGAAGTCTCTCCGGAGCAGCTCTTCCGTTACGAGCGATCGCTGGCGATGGATCGGGCGCTGCGTTTGCTGTCTGGAAGGGATCGCTCGCGGCTGGAGATTTGCGGCAGGCTGAAACGGTTCGGTCACCACGAGGAGGTGGTAAGGGAGGTCGTCGGGAGGCTCGCGGAGATGGGTTATCTCGACGATGTCTCATTCGCGCGCAGGTTCGCCCGGGAGCGGGTGGGGAAGGGTTACGGGCGGGAGAGGGTGCTCTCCGATCTGCTCCGGCGGGGGGTGGGCCGGGAGCTGGCGGAGGAGGCCGTCCGCCGGGAGTATGAGGGTGTGTCGGATCTTGAGGAGGCCCGCGTTCTCGCTGCACGGCGCTATAATACCGGTGAGAGATCCGACGCCCTCGCGCGTCGGGTTCACGGTTTCCTGAGGCGGCGGGGGTATCAGGCTGAGGTCTGTGTCCTGGTGGCGCGGGAGTATCGCGGCAGCCCCCTCCAGAGATGA
- the recA gene encoding recombinase RecA, which yields MLDKTKAIGAAVAQIERQFGKGSIMRMGDRGPQRIPSISTGALALDLALGVGGVPRGRIVEIFGPESSGKTTLALHIIAEAQKEGGLAAFVDAEHALDPTYAEAIGVNLDDLYFSQPDNGEQALEIADTLVRSGALDVLVVDSVAALVPRAEIEGEMGDSHVGLQARLMSQALRKLSGSLSRSGTTAVFINQLREKIGVMFGSPETTPGGRALKFYSSVRLDIRRIGSLKDGNETVGSQTRVKIVKNKVAPPFKTVEFDIMYGEGISKEGSLLDVGIEQGVIQKSGAWFAYGDERLGQGRENARKFLKENREVRERIISDIYRKLGLERDVSSGEVDAGERGTPLVEE from the coding sequence ATATTGGACAAGACGAAAGCGATCGGCGCGGCAGTAGCACAGATAGAGCGCCAGTTTGGCAAGGGGTCGATCATGCGTATGGGGGATCGCGGGCCGCAGCGCATCCCATCCATCTCCACCGGGGCGCTGGCCCTGGACCTCGCGCTCGGAGTCGGCGGTGTGCCGCGGGGGAGGATAGTCGAGATCTTCGGCCCCGAGTCGAGCGGGAAGACCACCCTTGCTCTGCACATCATAGCCGAGGCCCAGAAGGAGGGCGGGCTCGCCGCCTTCGTGGACGCCGAACACGCCCTCGACCCCACCTACGCCGAGGCCATCGGCGTCAACCTGGACGACCTCTACTTCTCCCAGCCGGATAATGGCGAACAGGCCCTGGAGATCGCGGATACCCTGGTCCGCTCCGGGGCGCTCGACGTCCTCGTGGTAGATTCCGTCGCAGCTCTCGTACCTAGGGCTGAGATAGAGGGTGAGATGGGGGACTCCCACGTGGGGCTGCAGGCCCGGTTGATGAGCCAGGCGTTGCGGAAGCTCTCCGGTTCTCTCTCGCGCTCGGGGACGACGGCTGTTTTCATAAACCAGTTGCGGGAGAAGATCGGGGTGATGTTCGGTTCTCCGGAGACCACGCCGGGGGGTAGGGCTTTGAAGTTTTACTCCAGCGTAAGGCTGGACATAAGGCGCATAGGCTCCCTGAAGGACGGCAACGAGACGGTGGGTAGCCAGACACGGGTGAAGATAGTGAAGAACAAGGTTGCGCCGCCCTTCAAGACTGTCGAGTTTGACATCATGTATGGTGAGGGTATCTCCAAGGAGGGGAGCCTGCTCGACGTTGGGATCGAGCAGGGCGTCATACAGAAATCCGGGGCTTGGTTTGCCTATGGTGACGAGCGCCTTGGTCAGGGGAGGGAGAACGCGAGGAAGTTCCTCAAGGAGAACCGCGAGGTGCGTGAGAGGATAATCTCGGACATCTACCGCAAGCTGGGTCTGGAGCGGGACGTCTCCTCCGGAGAGGTCGATGCCGGGGAGCGTGGCACACCGCTGGTTGAGGAATGA
- a CDS encoding DNA translocase FtsK, which translates to MASRGRTSRKTSRRAAAGRRRKGNTSRASSRRRFRVVGLGRLVSSVPREALGLFVAGCGVFFTAAFVTGRGALLGHAGSVAVTYLLGRIGFLLAPLVAVGGILWLAGRLSRRQVAGVSLLLLAGAMTLACKIPTSGLFDPGLYPLYGGVAGSGLYATVYGVGGFVGVIFFLVLIYLAGFCLLLPGLAGSLPSTMAGLLGKMRQWHHLRRRSEPERRRKEARREEAGGGDSGGSGPRSGGEEDRVREDAGFEIVLPAQRREAAGRLEELPERVEGDYTPPPLSLLEPGSGEPEHDAEGTSRRLMEALSDLGVEAQVIRAVVGPRVTRYELRLGSGVKVSKISNLRQDIAYALAATEIRILAPIPGKSAVGVEVPNQRPATVTLGDVFQEYPGANEWALPVGLGKDISGRAVFFDLAEMPHLLVAGATGSGKSVMLSGLLTSLLLTTDPRQVKMVLIDPKRVEFSQFARVPHLITPVVTDVKKASNALSWAVSEMERRYEILEEFGTRSLDGYNSRAEKQLPYVVVVIDELADLMMSAAAKVEDAVIRLAQKARAVGIHLVVATQRPSVDVITGMIKSNVPSRIAFAVSSQVDSRVILDTPGAEALLGRGDMLFKPVTALRPSRVQGAFISEAEVERVVSACAERASARYIEEVTRPTASEPEAGEPEDELLPEAANFVVTTRQASVSAIQRRFRVGYSRAGRIIDALERKGVVGPYEGSKSRAVIAGETDLPTIFGTEGMGEPEADGEDEG; encoded by the coding sequence GTGGCTTCGAGAGGCCGGACATCCAGGAAAACCTCCAGGCGGGCTGCCGCGGGGCGCAGAAGAAAGGGCAACACCTCCAGGGCCTCCTCGCGACGGCGCTTCCGGGTTGTAGGGCTTGGTCGTCTGGTCTCGTCCGTGCCCCGGGAGGCGCTCGGACTCTTCGTGGCCGGATGTGGGGTCTTTTTTACGGCCGCGTTCGTAACCGGGCGGGGCGCGCTGCTCGGTCACGCCGGGAGCGTGGCCGTAACCTACCTGCTGGGACGGATCGGGTTCCTGCTGGCCCCGCTCGTGGCCGTGGGCGGCATCCTGTGGCTGGCGGGCAGGCTCTCCCGCCGACAGGTGGCTGGCGTGTCGCTGCTCCTCCTGGCCGGGGCGATGACCCTGGCCTGCAAGATCCCTACGTCTGGGCTCTTCGATCCCGGACTGTATCCTCTGTATGGCGGCGTTGCAGGAAGTGGGCTCTACGCCACGGTCTACGGGGTGGGCGGTTTCGTCGGCGTGATCTTCTTCCTGGTCTTGATCTATCTCGCGGGGTTCTGCCTTTTGCTTCCCGGCCTGGCCGGTTCTCTGCCATCCACTATGGCCGGACTCCTCGGGAAGATGAGACAGTGGCACCACCTCCGTCGCAGGTCCGAGCCCGAGAGGCGTAGGAAGGAGGCCCGCCGGGAGGAGGCTGGAGGAGGTGACTCCGGGGGATCCGGCCCGCGATCTGGCGGGGAGGAGGACCGGGTGCGTGAGGATGCCGGTTTCGAGATAGTGCTCCCCGCGCAGAGACGGGAGGCTGCCGGCAGGCTCGAAGAGCTCCCGGAGAGGGTGGAAGGAGATTACACCCCGCCGCCGCTCTCGCTGCTCGAGCCGGGTAGCGGCGAGCCCGAGCACGACGCCGAGGGTACCAGCCGGCGCCTCATGGAGGCTCTTTCCGACCTCGGGGTGGAGGCCCAGGTGATACGCGCGGTGGTCGGCCCCCGGGTCACCCGCTACGAGCTCAGGCTCGGCTCCGGGGTGAAGGTGAGCAAGATCAGCAACCTGCGCCAGGACATAGCCTATGCGCTCGCCGCCACCGAGATCAGGATACTCGCACCAATACCCGGCAAGAGCGCCGTCGGGGTGGAGGTACCGAACCAGCGGCCCGCCACCGTCACGCTCGGGGACGTCTTCCAGGAGTATCCTGGCGCGAACGAGTGGGCGCTGCCGGTGGGGCTCGGCAAGGACATCTCGGGCCGCGCTGTCTTTTTCGACCTCGCCGAGATGCCGCACCTGCTCGTCGCTGGTGCCACCGGCAGCGGGAAGAGCGTGATGCTCAGCGGGCTTCTTACCTCTCTTCTGCTCACGACCGACCCCCGGCAGGTGAAGATGGTGCTCATAGACCCCAAAAGGGTCGAGTTCTCCCAGTTCGCGCGGGTTCCGCACCTGATCACGCCCGTCGTCACCGACGTGAAGAAGGCCTCCAACGCGCTCTCCTGGGCCGTGTCCGAGATGGAGCGCCGCTACGAGATACTCGAGGAGTTCGGCACCCGATCTCTCGACGGTTACAACAGCCGGGCCGAGAAGCAGCTCCCCTACGTCGTGGTGGTGATAGACGAGCTCGCAGACCTCATGATGAGCGCCGCAGCCAAGGTCGAGGACGCGGTCATAAGGCTCGCGCAGAAGGCCCGCGCGGTCGGCATACACCTCGTCGTGGCCACCCAGCGTCCCAGCGTCGACGTGATAACCGGGATGATAAAGTCCAACGTGCCGAGCAGGATAGCCTTCGCCGTCTCCAGCCAGGTCGATTCCCGCGTGATCCTCGACACCCCGGGTGCGGAGGCCCTCCTGGGTCGGGGTGACATGCTCTTCAAGCCCGTCACGGCCCTCAGGCCGTCGCGGGTGCAGGGCGCCTTTATCTCCGAGGCCGAGGTGGAGAGGGTCGTCTCCGCCTGCGCCGAACGCGCCTCCGCCCGCTACATCGAAGAGGTGACCCGGCCCACCGCATCGGAACCGGAGGCTGGTGAGCCGGAGGACGAACTCCTGCCGGAGGCGGCGAACTTCGTCGTGACGACCCGCCAGGCTTCCGTCAGCGCGATCCAGCGCCGCTTCAGGGTGGGTTACTCCAGAGCCGGGCGGATAATAGATGCCCTCGAACGCAAAGGGGTCGTGGGGCCTTATGAGGGCTCGAAGAGTCGCGCCGTCATCGCAGGAGAGACCGACCTCCCGACCATCTTCGGCACGGAGGGGATGGGTGAACCTGAAGCTGATGGAGAGGATGAAGGATGA
- a CDS encoding helix-turn-helix domain-containing protein, producing the protein MSGRERGSFEARDGVGIGEELRRAREERGLMLEDVERATKIRRRYLEGIEREDYGVMPAPVYVRGFVRTYADYLGLDGEEYARRMREYQATHLEEGVEEERVLGGEDFAGGDYGSPPPLVSSGGIREAERRRRFSGSSIALPIFAVVLLFVIVAAFYYLGRVYSPGVSANNHGGADKVHPAAGERQVQHSEHGKGHPAGGNQKTTRSLEARLDVSGGPSWLEVRSDGEVVFVRTVEPGFSKTFTAKHEISITSGNAGAVRVRINGQNYGTLGDMGEVLTRTFTLKQAGSS; encoded by the coding sequence ATGAGCGGACGGGAGCGCGGGTCTTTCGAGGCCAGAGACGGGGTAGGGATAGGTGAGGAGCTCAGGCGGGCGCGGGAGGAGCGCGGCCTGATGCTGGAAGACGTTGAGCGTGCCACCAAGATCCGGCGGCGCTACCTCGAGGGAATCGAGCGGGAAGACTACGGGGTGATGCCGGCCCCGGTTTACGTACGGGGATTCGTGAGGACCTACGCGGATTACCTGGGGCTGGACGGTGAGGAGTATGCCCGGCGGATGCGGGAATACCAGGCCACGCATCTGGAGGAGGGCGTCGAAGAAGAGCGTGTGCTCGGGGGTGAAGATTTCGCGGGAGGGGATTACGGGTCCCCACCGCCGCTGGTTTCTTCCGGGGGGATCAGGGAGGCCGAGAGGAGGCGGCGTTTTTCGGGCTCTTCGATAGCACTTCCCATATTCGCGGTCGTGCTGCTTTTTGTCATCGTGGCGGCCTTCTACTACTTGGGCAGGGTCTACTCGCCGGGAGTCTCGGCGAACAACCATGGTGGAGCAGATAAGGTTCACCCCGCCGCCGGAGAGCGCCAGGTCCAGCATTCTGAGCATGGCAAGGGACATCCTGCCGGCGGTAACCAAAAGACCACCCGTTCGCTCGAAGCCAGGCTGGACGTTTCCGGAGGACCGTCCTGGCTCGAGGTCAGGAGCGACGGAGAGGTGGTCTTCGTCCGGACGGTGGAGCCCGGTTTCTCCAAGACCTTCACCGCGAAGCACGAAATCAGCATAACCAGCGGCAACGCCGGAGCGGTCAGGGTCAGGATAAACGGCCAGAACTATGGCACGCTCGGCGACATGGGAGAGGTCCTCACCCGGACCTTCACCCTCAAACAGGCAGGCTCATCCTAG